A genomic window from Candidatus Paceibacter sp. includes:
- the msrA gene encoding peptide-methionine (S)-S-oxide reductase MsrA yields the protein MEKINLQKIENVAFGGGCFWCTEAVFLMLKGVITVTSGYAGGKLPNPTYEQVSTGTTGHAEVILVEYNPEMISFEKLLEVFFDSHDPTTLNRQGNDVGTQYRSILLYTMPEQQQLAEGYIKKLGNSKKYNKPIITELVPLEKFYPAEEEHERFYARHPEEGYSTAIIKPKTEKIKEKYSKLIKTPKH from the coding sequence ATGGAGAAAATTAATTTACAAAAAATTGAAAACGTAGCATTCGGAGGCGGATGCTTTTGGTGTACAGAAGCCGTGTTTTTGATGCTCAAAGGTGTTATTACTGTGACCTCCGGCTATGCTGGAGGCAAACTGCCTAATCCTACTTATGAGCAGGTTTCTACCGGGACTACGGGCCATGCAGAAGTAATTTTAGTTGAATATAATCCAGAAATGATATCTTTTGAAAAATTGCTGGAAGTGTTTTTTGACAGTCATGACCCAACAACTCTGAACCGCCAAGGCAACGACGTTGGGACCCAATATCGTTCAATTTTGCTTTACACAATGCCTGAACAACAACAATTGGCGGAAGGCTACATTAAAAAACTTGGAAATTCAAAGAAGTACAACAAACCAATAATCACTGAACTTGTTCCCTTGGAGAAATTTTACCCCGCGGAAGAGGAACACGAGAGATTTTATGCAAGACATCCCGAAGAAGGATATTCAACGGCTATAATCAAACCAAAAACTGAAAAGATAAAAGAGAAATATTCTAAACTAATAAAAACCCCAAAACATTAG
- a CDS encoding LamG domain-containing protein — protein sequence MKDANGNNADLRSPDGEGISGQPGDRCFDNTASTEMAGTGGRCEAESSALADGLKQMTVTFWHLTDQNDGNGSFPVYKGSGDEGWNIAFKYKDFVFHYNGHETDRQSGNFENPNEWVFVALTYNGAALPGTDNIIFYKGTKDIQPFVVSVQAEPSETIRSTGDKLTIGNVFGKNNFPFDGKIDNVRVYDKVLTPEEILRVWTDDLGNVPPPPIPTPSPTPTLTLTPTPQPSPTPTHAATPTPSPSPSPTKPPPTPTPAITPTPTPKPSPEPTPPQQRCSEVSSLDILINNIEINVGETATVLITVKCQEGEGLVNIPVTGKIKKGNRKKVVFLNDSGDKSSERIVFTDEKGVACFFIEGIKKGKARVRFYVNKEPFNEEHDYKIPSLKVVLKIRVRK from the coding sequence ATGAAGGACGCGAATGGCAACAATGCCGACCTGCGTTCACCTGACGGTGAAGGTATATCCGGACAACCCGGAGATCGCTGTTTTGATAACACCGCCTCCACCGAAATGGCCGGAACCGGTGGAAGATGTGAAGCGGAATCAAGCGCGTTGGCGGACGGGTTGAAACAAATGACGGTCACGTTTTGGCACCTGACCGATCAAAACGATGGCAACGGATCCTTTCCTGTTTATAAAGGCTCCGGTGACGAAGGGTGGAATATAGCTTTCAAATACAAAGATTTCGTGTTTCATTACAACGGACATGAAACGGACCGGCAGAGCGGTAATTTTGAAAACCCCAACGAGTGGGTTTTCGTTGCCCTGACTTACAATGGCGCCGCCTTGCCGGGAACAGACAATATAATTTTTTACAAGGGGACGAAAGATATTCAACCATTTGTAGTTTCAGTCCAAGCAGAACCGTCGGAAACGATAAGGTCAACCGGTGATAAACTGACTATTGGGAATGTATTCGGAAAAAATAATTTTCCATTTGACGGTAAAATTGACAATGTCAGGGTTTACGACAAAGTCCTGACGCCGGAAGAAATATTAAGAGTCTGGACGGATGACTTGGGCAACGTCCCACCTCCGCCGATACCGACACCGTCGCCAACCCCAACATTGACTTTGACCCCAACTCCACAACCCTCACCGACGCCGACTCACGCAGCAACGCCGACACCGAGTCCATCCCCTTCTCCGACCAAGCCACCCCCTACTCCCACACCGGCAATAACACCAACCCCGACTCCTAAGCCAAGCCCGGAACCTACCCCTCCGCAACAAAGATGCAGTGAAGTTTCATCTCTGGACATTCTTATCAATAATATTGAGATAAATGTCGGAGAAACGGCTACTGTGCTGATAACAGTTAAATGCCAAGAAGGAGAAGGATTGGTTAATATACCAGTGACGGGGAAAATAAAAAAGGGCAACCGGAAAAAAGTAGTTTTTTTAAACGATTCCGGCGATAAAAGTTCGGAGAGAATTGTTTTCACTGATGAAAAAGGCGTGGCCTGCTTTTTTATTGAAGGCATTAAGAAAGGAAAGGCCCGAGTAAGATTTTACGTTAACAAAGAGCCTTTCAACGAAGAACATGATTACAAAATTCCTTCACTGAAAGTTGTTTTGAAAATAAGAGTCAGAAAATAA
- a CDS encoding N-6 DNA methylase, which yields MLFPELEQISKDDLKKAENLFKVFGDIHNHIYANDGLSSQEAFAEVLKLLFIKVEDERGDEKKSKFYISEVEKDEISDGRDDTFRKRIVELFDKAKKDYDDVFDESEKINLKTATLAFVVSKLQNLNLSRSERDVKGTAFQKFVYSHQRGERGQFFTPDPIIRLCVEFLSPQKNEKVLDPACGTGGFLVEAMKYVWQNNFANIKDSEQRKKKEMEYAENHLFGIEINPLVAKVAKMRMILEDDGYSGIVNTNSLSNIHAIQKEFSKSTKLNKIEGSFDLILTNPPFGSQGKVTNENVLRDFSLGYKWSKDSRGKLVATNQLQNGQVPEILFIERCLGLLKDGGKLAIVLPNGDFENSSLDYVREFINSKAKILAVVALPPETFIPHGTGVKASLLFCQKLSPVELEAQKKKDYSIFFAKITKVGYEGNKNGTIIYKKDSQGRVVENQDGDPIIDEDISEIISAYSQFRESKKIKANNNIFTLQYSELNNRFDVEYYNPEYRKIRTLLSKGGAKKLGELVEVVTRKSKRLKTPEAVIRYVELSDASSINGELVSYSEMQVHEAPSRASYEIEEGDIITAVAGNSIGTKNHATAIVRRDFSGAICTNGFRVLKANSINPYYLFAILRSDIFLSQIFRLRTGAAIPSVSDEDLKNILIPIPPETEQKKIEKTIREGLELREKSRQLLDGISLEAYILK from the coding sequence ATGCTTTTTCCAGAGTTGGAACAAATATCAAAAGACGACCTTAAAAAGGCCGAGAATCTTTTTAAGGTTTTTGGCGATATTCATAACCACATTTATGCTAACGATGGTCTCTCCTCTCAAGAAGCCTTTGCCGAAGTTCTAAAATTGCTTTTTATAAAAGTTGAAGATGAGCGAGGCGATGAAAAAAAATCAAAATTTTATATTTCGGAAGTTGAGAAAGATGAAATTAGTGATGGACGAGACGACACATTTCGTAAAAGGATTGTAGAGCTTTTTGATAAAGCAAAAAAGGACTACGACGATGTTTTTGATGAATCAGAAAAAATCAATCTCAAAACTGCGACCCTGGCATTTGTTGTTAGCAAACTTCAAAACCTCAATCTTTCTCGTTCGGAGAGAGATGTTAAAGGAACGGCCTTTCAAAAATTTGTTTATTCTCATCAGCGTGGAGAACGCGGCCAGTTTTTTACACCTGATCCAATAATCCGGCTCTGTGTAGAATTTTTATCTCCACAAAAAAATGAGAAGGTCCTCGATCCTGCGTGCGGTACCGGCGGTTTCTTAGTAGAGGCCATGAAGTATGTTTGGCAAAACAATTTCGCAAATATTAAGGACAGCGAACAAAGAAAAAAGAAAGAAATGGAATATGCCGAAAATCATCTTTTTGGTATAGAAATCAATCCTCTTGTCGCAAAGGTAGCAAAAATGCGAATGATTTTAGAAGACGATGGCTATTCTGGAATCGTCAATACTAATTCTCTTTCAAATATCCATGCTATACAGAAGGAATTTTCAAAATCCACGAAATTAAACAAGATTGAAGGTTCTTTTGATTTAATTTTGACTAATCCACCATTTGGTTCTCAAGGTAAAGTTACAAACGAAAATGTTTTGCGAGATTTTTCACTTGGATATAAATGGTCAAAGGATAGTCGTGGAAAACTCGTTGCTACCAATCAATTACAGAATGGGCAAGTGCCGGAGATACTGTTTATCGAGCGTTGTCTTGGGTTATTAAAAGACGGAGGAAAACTAGCGATAGTTCTTCCAAATGGCGATTTTGAAAATTCCAGCCTCGATTATGTCAGAGAGTTTATAAATTCTAAGGCTAAAATTTTAGCAGTTGTTGCTTTGCCACCCGAAACTTTTATACCCCATGGGACGGGCGTTAAGGCCTCGCTGTTGTTCTGTCAAAAACTTTCTCCGGTAGAACTGGAGGCGCAAAAGAAAAAGGACTATTCGATTTTCTTTGCCAAGATCACAAAAGTTGGTTATGAAGGAAATAAGAATGGCACAATTATTTATAAAAAGGATTCGCAAGGAAGGGTTGTGGAAAATCAGGATGGCGATCCTATCATTGATGAAGATATATCAGAAATAATCTCGGCATATTCTCAGTTTAGAGAGAGCAAAAAAATAAAAGCAAATAATAATATATTTACACTACAATATAGTGAGCTGAATAACCGATTTGATGTTGAGTACTACAATCCCGAATATCGTAAAATTCGAACTCTACTTTCGAAAGGAGGCGCTAAAAAACTTGGAGAGCTAGTTGAAGTAGTAACTAGAAAAAGCAAGAGACTCAAAACTCCGGAGGCGGTGATTCGCTATGTCGAATTATCTGATGCAAGTTCTATAAATGGCGAGCTTGTTTCTTATTCAGAGATGCAGGTGCACGAAGCTCCTAGTCGCGCTTCTTATGAAATTGAGGAAGGAGATATTATTACTGCAGTTGCCGGTAACTCTATCGGAACAAAAAACCATGCCACAGCAATTGTAAGGCGAGATTTTAGTGGAGCAATATGTACGAACGGTTTTAGAGTTTTGAAAGCAAACAGCATTAATCCATATTATCTTTTCGCAATTCTACGATCTGATATTTTTCTATCACAAATATTTAGATTACGGACTGGGGCGGCAATACCTTCGGTTTCTGATGAAGATTTAAAAAACATCCTAATTCCTATACCTCCAGAGACCGAACAGAAAAAAATAGAAAAAACAATCCGAGAAGGTTTAGAGTTGAGAGAGAAATCACGTCAGCTTTTAGACGGTATCTCTCTGGAGGCATATATTTTGAAGTAA
- a CDS encoding tryptophan-rich sensory protein, with translation MKNIFKLIFSVAVCELAGFIGSLFTMPAIMSGWYAGLAKPELAPPNWIFAPVWTVLFALMGVAVFLVWKKGLGNKGVKTALIIFDTQLVLNVIWSVIFFGLKSPGWAFVEIVFLWLAILAAIIAFARVSRPAAWLLVPYIIWVTFAGYLNYSIWQLNASGSGQVACTQEAKLCPDGSYVGRVGPKCEFAPCPGGNNDLWKTTTDEKTGTTFQYPETLLTTYIQTVDWPPQVQVLNETYTCTEAGEETARAGKTERRMVDNREYCRTSVVEGAAGSIYTQYAYAFLKDNKTVIFTFTTRATQCGNYDETERESCEGERETFDIDSVVDRMARSVKF, from the coding sequence ATGAAAAATATTTTTAAGTTAATTTTTTCTGTTGCTGTTTGCGAACTCGCCGGATTTATAGGTTCTCTTTTTACCATGCCGGCGATAATGTCGGGCTGGTACGCCGGACTGGCCAAACCGGAACTCGCGCCCCCGAATTGGATATTCGCTCCGGTCTGGACGGTCTTGTTTGCCTTGATGGGCGTGGCCGTATTTTTAGTGTGGAAAAAAGGACTTGGAAACAAGGGAGTAAAGACCGCGTTGATAATTTTTGACACGCAGCTTGTTCTGAATGTTATTTGGTCGGTGATTTTCTTCGGGCTCAAAAGTCCCGGCTGGGCATTTGTGGAAATTGTTTTCCTCTGGTTGGCTATTCTTGCCGCGATCATTGCGTTCGCGCGCGTCTCCAGGCCGGCCGCCTGGCTTCTGGTTCCATACATTATCTGGGTGACTTTCGCCGGATATCTCAACTACTCAATCTGGCAGTTAAACGCATCTGGTTCAGGACAAGTTGCCTGCACGCAGGAGGCCAAACTTTGTCCGGATGGATCATATGTCGGGCGAGTCGGACCTAAGTGCGAATTTGCTCCGTGTCCCGGAGGAAATAACGACCTTTGGAAAACGACTACGGACGAAAAGACCGGCACAACATTCCAGTATCCGGAGACTTTGCTCACCACATACATCCAGACCGTAGATTGGCCGCCGCAGGTTCAGGTGTTGAATGAGACATATACTTGCACCGAAGCCGGAGAAGAAACCGCCCGTGCTGGTAAAACCGAAAGGCGAATGGTTGATAACCGCGAATACTGCCGCACGAGCGTCGTGGAAGGCGCGGCCGGCAGTATCTACACGCAATATGCTTATGCGTTTCTGAAAGATAATAAAACCGTCATTTTCACTTTTACCACTCGCGCGACGCAATGCGGCAATTATGACGAAACTGAGCGAGAATCGTGCGAAGGTGAAAGAGAAACTTTTGATATTGATAGCGTCGTTGACCGCATGGCGCGAAGCGTTAAATTCTAA
- a CDS encoding helix-turn-helix transcriptional regulator, translating into MVKAILSKDHKYTVEQLKKARQEAGLDQAEVAKLLGKTQSHVSKVEAGQRRIDIVALKEFAWIYKKPLDYFLK; encoded by the coding sequence ATGGTTAAAGCAATTTTATCAAAAGACCATAAATACACTGTTGAGCAGTTGAAAAAAGCTCGCCAAGAGGCCGGTTTAGATCAGGCGGAAGTAGCCAAACTGCTCGGGAAAACCCAATCTCATGTCTCAAAGGTAGAAGCCGGACAGAGGCGTATTGATATTGTTGCACTCAAGGAGTTTGCCTGGATTTATAAAAAGCCACTGGATTATTTTTTGAAATAA
- a CDS encoding FAD-dependent oxidoreductase — MTYDLIIIGGATTGLTAGIYAARKKLNALIVTEEVGGQTLLTDNIENYPGFESVSGHELINKIKNQVKKYGLPIMEGKEVESVEKSGDLFAVKIKGGEALSAKTIIIATGKNPRRLNVPGENEFENKGVVYCSTCDAPLFGGKDVVVAGGGNSGLNSAFDLLKYANKIYVMESSDKFLGDEFLQEKLRQSDKVEFITNADIKEIKGGGFMEKVVYFDKKENKEKELTAQGIFVNIGWIPATNFIKGFVELNNWGEVVIDPKTNQTSVKGVFAAGDATDVKYKQCVIAAGEAAKAALSAYEYLKNIKN; from the coding sequence ATGACATACGATTTAATTATCATCGGCGGTGCGACCACCGGCCTGACGGCCGGCATTTACGCCGCGAGGAAAAAGTTGAATGCCCTAATTGTCACCGAAGAAGTCGGCGGCCAGACGTTGCTGACGGACAACATAGAAAATTATCCCGGGTTTGAATCCGTCTCCGGACACGAACTGATAAATAAAATAAAAAATCAGGTTAAGAAATACGGTTTGCCGATAATGGAAGGCAAAGAGGTTGAGTCGGTTGAAAAAAGCGGAGATTTATTTGCCGTAAAAATAAAGGGCGGGGAAGCACTATCCGCTAAAACAATCATTATCGCCACGGGGAAAAATCCCCGGCGCCTCAATGTGCCGGGCGAAAATGAATTTGAGAATAAGGGTGTAGTTTATTGCTCCACCTGCGACGCTCCGCTTTTCGGCGGCAAGGACGTAGTGGTGGCGGGCGGAGGAAACTCCGGCCTCAATTCTGCTTTTGACTTGCTGAAGTACGCCAACAAAATTTACGTTATGGAAAGCTCGGACAAGTTTCTGGGCGACGAGTTCCTGCAGGAAAAATTAAGACAAAGCGACAAGGTGGAATTTATAACCAACGCCGACATCAAAGAAATAAAAGGCGGCGGTTTTATGGAAAAGGTAGTTTATTTTGATAAAAAAGAAAATAAAGAAAAAGAGCTGACGGCGCAGGGAATTTTCGTAAATATCGGCTGGATTCCTGCGACTAATTTTATAAAAGGTTTTGTTGAATTAAATAATTGGGGTGAAGTAGTTATTGATCCCAAAACCAATCAAACTTCAGTAAAAGGTGTTTTTGCCGCCGGCGACGCGACGGACGTAAAATACAAACAGTGCGTCATCGCCGCCGGAGAAGCCGCAAAAGCGGCCTTGTCGGCGTACGAGTATCTGAAAAACATCAAAAACTAA
- the zwf gene encoding glucose-6-phosphate dehydrogenase: protein MKKNPNGNLNERPVVFFIFGATGDLAAKKIIPALFNLYGKKALPKNFKIVGFARKDYNGGKFAEYSAEIVKKRFGENVPEKELKSFRKLFEYHQGQLPDMAAYASLAEKVKKMDGKSGDTCDKIFYLSIAPEFYGTVLENIAASGLDSSKTRGGGRARIIIEKPFGDNLKSAQKIEALIGRLFNEDQIYRIDHYLGKEMLQNILAFRFANNLLESSWSNKTIESINISLLEELGVEHRGAFYDAVGAFRDVGQNHLLQALALITMERPKKYDADSIIKNRAELLEQLIPPSGKAVTSSAFRAQYKGYGKIEGVKPSSRTETYFKVKAALSSPRWKGVPIILEGGKRMGERLKEIVVSFKPASPLSGLGSSRGLPRKAGEAAGGIACQSELVFRWEPEERIKIKFCSKKPGAKAEVEGREFDFFYRDSSERVQYVEEYEKLISDCLAGDRTHFISAREIYAMWKFADAVVRGWEKNLAPLHSYEPGSKNFS from the coding sequence ATGAAAAAGAATCCAAATGGAAACTTAAACGAACGCCCGGTCGTTTTTTTTATTTTTGGAGCGACGGGGGACTTGGCCGCCAAGAAAATAATTCCAGCGCTGTTTAATCTTTATGGGAAGAAAGCGCTGCCGAAAAATTTTAAAATCGTCGGCTTCGCGCGCAAAGATTACAACGGCGGAAAATTCGCCGAGTACTCGGCGGAGATAGTGAAAAAGCGCTTCGGCGAAAATGTTCCGGAGAAAGAGCTTAAAAGTTTCCGCAAGTTGTTTGAGTATCATCAAGGCCAGCTTCCGGACATGGCGGCTTACGCCAGCCTGGCGGAGAAAGTAAAAAAGATGGATGGAAAAAGCGGCGATACTTGCGACAAAATTTTCTATCTTTCCATCGCGCCGGAATTTTACGGAACCGTTTTGGAAAACATCGCCGCGTCCGGACTTGATTCTTCCAAAACCAGAGGCGGCGGCCGCGCGAGGATAATAATAGAAAAACCTTTCGGCGACAATCTTAAGTCGGCCCAAAAAATTGAAGCTTTAATCGGGAGGCTCTTCAACGAAGATCAGATTTACCGCATTGACCATTATTTGGGCAAAGAAATGCTGCAAAACATCCTGGCTTTCCGTTTCGCCAATAATTTACTGGAAAGTTCCTGGAGCAATAAAACCATAGAGAGCATCAACATCAGTCTGCTGGAAGAGTTGGGCGTGGAGCACCGCGGCGCGTTTTACGACGCGGTGGGGGCGTTCCGCGACGTCGGGCAAAACCACTTGCTGCAGGCGCTGGCGCTGATAACAATGGAACGGCCGAAGAAATACGACGCCGATTCCATTATAAAAAACCGGGCCGAGTTGTTGGAGCAACTGATTCCGCCGTCGGGAAAGGCGGTAACCTCATCCGCTTTCCGCGCCCAGTACAAAGGCTACGGCAAAATTGAAGGGGTGAAGCCGAGTTCGCGGACGGAAACATATTTTAAAGTGAAAGCCGCCCTTTCTTCTCCGAGGTGGAAAGGCGTGCCGATAATTCTGGAGGGAGGGAAGAGAATGGGCGAAAGGCTCAAAGAGATAGTCGTTTCCTTCAAACCGGCGTCGCCGCTTTCCGGCCTTGGCTCGTCTCGCGGCCTGCCTCGCAAGGCGGGCGAAGCGGCGGGCGGAATCGCTTGCCAAAGCGAGCTTGTCTTCCGGTGGGAGCCGGAGGAAAGGATAAAAATAAAATTCTGCTCCAAAAAGCCTGGCGCCAAAGCGGAAGTGGAGGGCAGGGAATTTGATTTCTTCTACCGCGATTCTTCAGAAAGGGTGCAGTACGTTGAGGAGTATGAGAAGCTGATTTCCGATTGTTTGGCCGGGGACAGGACGCATTTTATAAGCGCCAGAGAAATATACGCGATGTGGAAGTTTGCCGACGCGGTGGTCAGAGGCTGGGAGAAGAATCTGGCGCCGCTCCATTCTTACGAGCCGGGCAGTAAAAATTTTTCCTGA
- a CDS encoding cytochrome P460 family protein, producing the protein MKRGVFGIISIVCIFSALWMFAGCASSPTHSSVSVAKTDLAGYRDWTTTVSRVVMDKSSPFYGFQRVLVNDIALPVYKSGGSYPEGSVLILEFNEPMAEGNDTAMGKTNWLAVMTRDSAATQTGGWIFSAVDGKTMTVKADVDPVAGCYNCHTARKDNNYIFSRYSY; encoded by the coding sequence ATGAAGAGGGGTGTTTTTGGAATTATTAGTATTGTTTGTATTTTTTCTGCTTTATGGATGTTTGCTGGATGCGCTTCATCTCCAACACATTCATCCGTGTCTGTTGCCAAGACTGATTTGGCCGGGTATAGGGACTGGACAACCACTGTTTCCAGAGTCGTAATGGATAAATCCAGCCCGTTTTACGGATTCCAGAGAGTACTCGTAAACGACATCGCGCTTCCTGTTTACAAAAGCGGGGGAAGTTACCCCGAAGGAAGCGTTTTAATTCTTGAATTTAACGAACCAATGGCGGAAGGTAACGATACCGCGATGGGAAAAACAAACTGGCTGGCGGTGATGACTCGCGATTCGGCGGCAACGCAGACAGGCGGCTGGATATTTTCGGCCGTTGACGGGAAAACAATGACCGTTAAGGCCGATGTTGACCCTGTGGCAGGTTGTTATAACTGTCATACTGCCCGAAAGGATAATAATTATATTTTTTCACGGTACAGCTATTAA
- a CDS encoding ferredoxin, whose protein sequence is MPKIVHNIEGCIGCGSCAAVCPKFWDMDYEKAKAVLKGGKINDAGNESELEITDNEEDIKCNQEAADVCPTQVIKIIK, encoded by the coding sequence ATGCCAAAAATCGTTCACAACATAGAAGGCTGTATCGGGTGCGGTTCTTGCGCGGCGGTTTGCCCGAAATTTTGGGACATGGATTACGAAAAAGCCAAAGCTGTTTTAAAGGGCGGCAAAATAAATGACGCTGGTAATGAGTCCGAACTGGAAATAACTGATAACGAAGAAGATATTAAATGCAACCAAGAGGCGGCGGATGTTTGCCCGACGCAAGTAATTAAAATTATAAAATAA
- a CDS encoding GerMN domain-containing protein produces the protein MNKKLFILIFVAVAIAGYLGYSILTSNKNQETIAVKLYYYNPALDKDAAGNIMCGRNGLAAVRRDIPKNKMPIQDTIRLLLKGELTAEEHAQGIGTEYPLEGFSLKEAFLKDGILTLEFEDSKNKTVGGSCRVGILWFQIEATAKQFPEAREVRFLPEEIFQP, from the coding sequence ATGAATAAAAAACTTTTTATTTTAATTTTCGTTGCGGTTGCCATCGCCGGTTATTTGGGCTACTCAATTTTAACCTCCAATAAAAACCAGGAAACCATCGCGGTTAAGCTGTATTATTACAACCCCGCGCTGGATAAAGACGCGGCTGGGAATATTATGTGCGGCAGAAACGGTTTGGCGGCGGTTCGGCGAGATATCCCCAAAAATAAAATGCCGATTCAAGACACGATCCGGCTTTTGCTTAAAGGAGAGCTTACCGCGGAAGAACACGCTCAGGGAATAGGCACCGAATATCCGCTGGAAGGTTTTTCTTTGAAAGAAGCTTTTCTGAAGGACGGAATTTTGACACTTGAATTTGAAGACAGTAAAAACAAAACCGTCGGCGGATCGTGCCGCGTCGGTATTTTGTGGTTCCAGATTGAAGCGACGGCGAAGCAATTTCCGGAAGCGCGCGAAGTCCGTTTCCTGCCGGAAGAAATTTTCCAGCCTTAA
- a CDS encoding VOC family protein, producing the protein MNPVVHFEMPYEDRERVAKFYQKAFGWETQMMGEDMGNYVLAMTTETDEKRMVKKPGAINGGFYPRAYDPKERYSPRIVIAVDDIMEAIKNVKKEGGMVEDEPMDIPGVGRFVIFADTEGNYVGMIQSVNM; encoded by the coding sequence ATGAATCCGGTGGTGCATTTTGAAATGCCCTACGAAGACCGGGAACGCGTGGCGAAATTTTATCAAAAAGCGTTTGGTTGGGAAACGCAAATGATGGGGGAAGATATGGGTAATTACGTCCTGGCCATGACAACCGAAACCGACGAGAAGCGCATGGTTAAAAAACCGGGCGCCATAAACGGCGGATTTTACCCGAGGGCTTATGACCCCAAAGAGCGTTATTCCCCCCGCATTGTAATCGCCGTGGATGATATTATGGAAGCGATAAAAAATGTGAAAAAAGAGGGAGGAATGGTGGAGGATGAGCCGATGGACATCCCCGGCGTCGGCCGTTTTGTTATCTTCGCGGACACGGAAGGTAATTACGTGGGAATGATCCAATCGGTTAACATGTAA
- a CDS encoding cupin domain-containing protein produces MKGFHTNIEKDTLDNNNYRKVLYTSKHSQLVLMSLKPTEEIGMEVHPDNDQFFRFEKGVGKCVIDGHEYEVKDGSAIVVPAGARHNVINVSDSQELKLYTIYSPAHHRDGVVRVTKSEAEADSPEFDGKTTE; encoded by the coding sequence ATGAAAGGATTTCACACAAACATAGAAAAAGACACTTTGGATAACAATAATTATCGCAAGGTGCTTTACACTTCTAAGCATAGCCAGCTGGTGCTAATGAGCCTTAAGCCAACGGAAGAGATAGGGATGGAGGTTCATCCGGACAACGACCAGTTTTTCCGCTTTGAAAAAGGTGTGGGCAAGTGCGTTATAGACGGACATGAATACGAGGTGAAAGACGGCTCGGCCATAGTTGTGCCAGCTGGAGCGCGGCACAATGTTATAAATGTTTCCGATTCGCAGGAATTAAAACTTTATACCATCTATTCTCCTGCCCACCACAGGGATGGCGTGGTAAGGGTGACGAAATCTGAAGCCGAAGCCGATAGTCCGGAATTTGACGGCAAAACAACGGAGTAA
- a CDS encoding DUF4382 domain-containing protein: MKNILVGVIIIAAVAAGVYFYNQRNQNQEGVFPTENPFSSSAISTSPISGKGEVVFVVADKSVDLQGVSEVELTASRMELYSAGSGWVAVSGQAKTYNLLQLKSSDQLSLAGRADIDSGTYNQVRLTIDKVVVQTKNGARLTANVPSNTFAVANTVVVNSGETATVKLDFNVAESLHTTVSNEYVFAPVVEVEARSNADVAVGSNNIVSISGGSVSSDIKAGMDLNGEVKINFKLDAGAVIKLEGGVLELNL; encoded by the coding sequence ATGAAAAATATTTTAGTGGGCGTCATAATCATTGCCGCCGTGGCGGCGGGCGTGTATTTTTACAATCAGAGGAATCAAAATCAAGAAGGCGTGTTTCCTACGGAAAATCCCTTCAGTTCATCCGCTATTTCAACGTCCCCGATTTCTGGTAAAGGCGAGGTTGTCTTCGTTGTGGCGGATAAATCCGTTGACCTTCAAGGCGTAAGCGAGGTGGAACTTACTGCCAGCCGCATGGAACTGTACAGCGCCGGAAGCGGCTGGGTTGCGGTTTCAGGCCAGGCAAAAACCTATAACCTGCTCCAACTTAAATCATCGGACCAGCTTTCACTGGCGGGGAGGGCTGATATTGACTCCGGAACCTACAACCAAGTCAGGTTAACTATTGATAAAGTCGTGGTGCAAACCAAGAATGGGGCAAGACTGACCGCCAATGTTCCTTCCAATACTTTTGCCGTAGCTAACACCGTCGTTGTAAACAGCGGAGAAACAGCCACGGTCAAATTGGATTTCAACGTTGCTGAATCTCTGCACACCACGGTCAGCAATGAGTATGTGTTCGCGCCGGTGGTTGAGGTTGAAGCGAGAAGCAATGCCGATGTCGCGGTTGGCTCCAACAATATCGTGTCAATTAGCGGCGGTTCAGTTTCCAGCGACATAAAAGCCGGCATGGATCTTAACGGAGAAGTTAAAATAAATTTCAAACTTGACGCGGGCGCGGTAATTAAACTGGAAGGCGGGGTGCTTGAGCTCAACCTGTAG